A genomic segment from Vicugna pacos chromosome 17, VicPac4, whole genome shotgun sequence encodes:
- the GRM2 gene encoding metabotropic glutamate receptor 2 isoform X2: protein MPSRAQEWRAHSLPLSASKRCLCVCGQSVPVLTLVSAQPVANLLRLFQIPQISYASTSAKLSDKSRYDYFARTVPPDFYQAKAMAEILRFFNWTYVSTVASEGDYGETGIEAFELEARARNICVATSEKVGRAMNRAAFEGVVRALLQKPSARVAVLFTRSEDARELLAATQRLNASFTWVASDGWGALESVVAGSEGAAEGAITIELASYPISDFASYFRSLDPWNNSRNPWFREFWEQRFHCSFRQRDCAAHSLQAVPFEQESKIMFVVNAVYAMAHALHNMHRALCPNTTRLCDAMRPVNGRRLYKDFVLNVKFDAPFRPADTHSEVRFDRFGDGIGRYNIFTYLRAGSGRYRYQKVGYWAEGLTLDTSLIPWASASAGPLPASRCSEPCLQNEVKSVQPGEVCCWLCIPCQPYEYRLDEFTCADCGLGYWPNASLTGCFELPQEYIRWGDAWAVGPVTIACLGALATVFVLGVFVRHNATPVVKASGRELCYILLGGVFLCYCMTFVFIAKPSTVVCTLRRLGLGTAFSVCYSALLTKTNRIARIFGGAREGAQRPRFISPASQVAICLALISGQLLIVVAWLVVEAPGTGKETAPERREVVTLRCNHRDASMLGSLAYNVLLIALCTLYAFKTRKCPENFNEAKFIGFTMYTTCIIWLAFLPIFYVTSSDYRVQTTTMCVSVSLSGSVVLGCLFAPKLHIILFQPQKNVVSHRAPTSRFGSAAARASSSGQGSSSQFVPTVCNGREVVDSTTSSL, encoded by the exons ATGCCCTCCAGGGCTCAGGAGTGGAGAGCTCACAGCCTGCCTTTGTCTGCTTCCAAGAGATGCCTTTGTGTCTGTGGCCAGAGTGTGCCTGTGCTCACACTGGTGTCTGCCCAGCCG gtGGCCAACCTCCTGCGACTATTTCAGATCCCACAGATCAGCTATGCCTCCACCAGTGCCAAGCTGAGTGACAAGTCTCGCTATGACTACTTTGCCCGCACGGTGCCCCCTGACTTCTACCAAGCCAAAGCCATGGCTGAGATTCTCCGCTTCTTCAACTGGACCTATGTGTCCACTGTGGCATCCGAGGGTGACTATGGCGAGACAGGCATCGAAGCATTCGAGCTAGAGGCCCGTGCCCGCAACATCTGTGTGGCCACCTCGGAGAAGGTGGGCCGCGCGATGAACCGGGCAGCCTTCGAGGGTGTGGTGCGGGCCCTGCTGCAGAAGCCCAGTGCCCGCGTGGCTGTCCTGTTCACCCGTTCCGAGGACGCCCGCGAGCTCCTTGCTGCCACCCAGCGCCTCAACGCCAGCTTCACCTGGGTGGCCAGTGATGGCTGGGGGGCCCTGGAGAGCGTGGTGGCAGGCAGCGAGGGTGCTGCTGAAGGTGCCATCACCATCGAGCTGGCTTCCTACCCCATCAGCGATTTTGCCTCCTACTTCCGGAGCCTGGACCCCTGGAACAATAGCCGGAACCCCTGGTTCCGTGAGTTCTGGGAGCAGAGATTCCACTGTAGCTTCCGGCAGCGAGACTGTGCAGCCCACTCCCTGCAGGCTGTGCCCTTTGAACAAGAGTCCAAGATCATGTTTGTGGTCAATGCGGTGTATGCCATGGCCCACGCGCTGCACAACATGCATCGTGCCCTCTGCCCCAACACCACCCGCCTCTGTGATGCAATGCGGCCAGTCAATGGACGCCGCCTCTACAAAGACTTCGTTCTCAACGTCAAGTTTGATG ccccCTTCCGCCCAGCTGACACCCACAGTGAGGTCCGCTTCGACCGCTTTGGTGACGGTATCGGTCGCTACAACATCTTCACCTATCTGCGGGCAGGCAGTGGGCGCTATCGCTACCAGAAGGTGGGCTACTGGGCAGAAGGCCTGACCCTGGACACCAGCCTCATCCCATGGGCCTCCGCCTCAGCCGGGCCCCTGCCCGCCTCTCGCTGCAGTGAGCCCTGCCTGCAGAACGAGGTGAAGAGCGTGCAGCCGGGGGAGGTCTGCTGCTGGCTCTGCATCCCCTGCCAGCCCTATGAGTACCGGCTGGATGAGTTCACCTGTGCTGACTGTGGCCTGGGCTACTGGCCCAACGCCAGCCTGACAGGCTGCTTCGAGCTGCCCCAGGAGTACATCCGCTGGGGCGATGCCTGGGCCGTAGGACCCGTCACCATCGCCTGCCTGGGGGCCCTGGCCACCGTCTTTGTGCTAGGTGTCTTCGTACGGCACAATGCCACACCAGTGGTCAAGGCCTCGGGCCGGGAGCTTTGCTACATCCTGCTGGGTGGCGTCTTCCTCTGCTATTGCATGACCTTCGTCTTCATTGCCAAGCCGTCCACAGTGGTGTGCACCTTACGGCGCCTCGGTTTGGGCACTGCCTTCTCCGTCTGCTACTCAGCCCTGCTCACCAAGACCAACCGCATTGCGCGCATTTTCGGAGGGGCCCGGGAGGGAGCCCAGCGGCCGCGCTTCAtcagccctgcctcccaggtggCCATCTGCCTGGCCCTGATCTCAGGCCAGCTGCTCATTGTGGTTGCCTGGCTGGTGGTGGAGGCACCAGGCACGGGCAAGGAGACAGCCCCTGAGCGGCGTGAGGTGGTGACATTGCGCTGCAACCACCGCGACGCCAGCATGCTGGGCTCACTGGCCTACAACGTTCTCCTCATCGCACTCTGCACACTCTATGCCTTCAAGACCCGCAAGTGCCCTGAGAACTTCAATGAGGCCAAGTTCATCGGCTTCACCATGTACACCACCTGCATCATCTGGCTGGCCTTCCTGCCCATCTTCTATGTCACCTCCAGTGACTACCGG GTACAGACCACCACCATGTGTGTGTCGGTCAGCCTCAGCGGCTCCGTGGTGCTCGGCTGTCTCTTTGCGCCCAAGCTGCACATCATCCTCTTCCAGCCGCAAAAGAACGTGGTTAGCCACCGTGCACCCACCAGCCGCTTCGGCAGTGCTGCCGCCAGGGCCAGCTCCAGCGGCCAAG GGTCTAGCTCCCAGTTCGTCCCCACTGTGTGCAATGGCCGTGAGGTGGTAGACTCGACGACATCGTCGCTGTGA
- the GRM2 gene encoding metabotropic glutamate receptor 2 isoform X3, with product MAEILRFFNWTYVSTVASEGDYGETGIEAFELEARARNICVATSEKVGRAMNRAAFEGVVRALLQKPSARVAVLFTRSEDARELLAATQRLNASFTWVASDGWGALESVVAGSEGAAEGAITIELASYPISDFASYFRSLDPWNNSRNPWFREFWEQRFHCSFRQRDCAAHSLQAVPFEQESKIMFVVNAVYAMAHALHNMHRALCPNTTRLCDAMRPVNGRRLYKDFVLNVKFDAPFRPADTHSEVRFDRFGDGIGRYNIFTYLRAGSGRYRYQKVGYWAEGLTLDTSLIPWASASAGPLPASRCSEPCLQNEVKSVQPGEVCCWLCIPCQPYEYRLDEFTCADCGLGYWPNASLTGCFELPQEYIRWGDAWAVGPVTIACLGALATVFVLGVFVRHNATPVVKASGRELCYILLGGVFLCYCMTFVFIAKPSTVVCTLRRLGLGTAFSVCYSALLTKTNRIARIFGGAREGAQRPRFISPASQVAICLALISGQLLIVVAWLVVEAPGTGKETAPERREVVTLRCNHRDASMLGSLAYNVLLIALCTLYAFKTRKCPENFNEAKFIGFTMYTTCIIWLAFLPIFYVTSSDYRVQTTTMCVSVSLSGSVVLGCLFAPKLHIILFQPQKNVVSHRAPTSRFGSAAARASSSGQGSSSQFVPTVCNGREVVDSTTSSL from the exons ATGGCTGAGATTCTCCGCTTCTTCAACTGGACCTATGTGTCCACTGTGGCATCCGAGGGTGACTATGGCGAGACAGGCATCGAAGCATTCGAGCTAGAGGCCCGTGCCCGCAACATCTGTGTGGCCACCTCGGAGAAGGTGGGCCGCGCGATGAACCGGGCAGCCTTCGAGGGTGTGGTGCGGGCCCTGCTGCAGAAGCCCAGTGCCCGCGTGGCTGTCCTGTTCACCCGTTCCGAGGACGCCCGCGAGCTCCTTGCTGCCACCCAGCGCCTCAACGCCAGCTTCACCTGGGTGGCCAGTGATGGCTGGGGGGCCCTGGAGAGCGTGGTGGCAGGCAGCGAGGGTGCTGCTGAAGGTGCCATCACCATCGAGCTGGCTTCCTACCCCATCAGCGATTTTGCCTCCTACTTCCGGAGCCTGGACCCCTGGAACAATAGCCGGAACCCCTGGTTCCGTGAGTTCTGGGAGCAGAGATTCCACTGTAGCTTCCGGCAGCGAGACTGTGCAGCCCACTCCCTGCAGGCTGTGCCCTTTGAACAAGAGTCCAAGATCATGTTTGTGGTCAATGCGGTGTATGCCATGGCCCACGCGCTGCACAACATGCATCGTGCCCTCTGCCCCAACACCACCCGCCTCTGTGATGCAATGCGGCCAGTCAATGGACGCCGCCTCTACAAAGACTTCGTTCTCAACGTCAAGTTTGATG ccccCTTCCGCCCAGCTGACACCCACAGTGAGGTCCGCTTCGACCGCTTTGGTGACGGTATCGGTCGCTACAACATCTTCACCTATCTGCGGGCAGGCAGTGGGCGCTATCGCTACCAGAAGGTGGGCTACTGGGCAGAAGGCCTGACCCTGGACACCAGCCTCATCCCATGGGCCTCCGCCTCAGCCGGGCCCCTGCCCGCCTCTCGCTGCAGTGAGCCCTGCCTGCAGAACGAGGTGAAGAGCGTGCAGCCGGGGGAGGTCTGCTGCTGGCTCTGCATCCCCTGCCAGCCCTATGAGTACCGGCTGGATGAGTTCACCTGTGCTGACTGTGGCCTGGGCTACTGGCCCAACGCCAGCCTGACAGGCTGCTTCGAGCTGCCCCAGGAGTACATCCGCTGGGGCGATGCCTGGGCCGTAGGACCCGTCACCATCGCCTGCCTGGGGGCCCTGGCCACCGTCTTTGTGCTAGGTGTCTTCGTACGGCACAATGCCACACCAGTGGTCAAGGCCTCGGGCCGGGAGCTTTGCTACATCCTGCTGGGTGGCGTCTTCCTCTGCTATTGCATGACCTTCGTCTTCATTGCCAAGCCGTCCACAGTGGTGTGCACCTTACGGCGCCTCGGTTTGGGCACTGCCTTCTCCGTCTGCTACTCAGCCCTGCTCACCAAGACCAACCGCATTGCGCGCATTTTCGGAGGGGCCCGGGAGGGAGCCCAGCGGCCGCGCTTCAtcagccctgcctcccaggtggCCATCTGCCTGGCCCTGATCTCAGGCCAGCTGCTCATTGTGGTTGCCTGGCTGGTGGTGGAGGCACCAGGCACGGGCAAGGAGACAGCCCCTGAGCGGCGTGAGGTGGTGACATTGCGCTGCAACCACCGCGACGCCAGCATGCTGGGCTCACTGGCCTACAACGTTCTCCTCATCGCACTCTGCACACTCTATGCCTTCAAGACCCGCAAGTGCCCTGAGAACTTCAATGAGGCCAAGTTCATCGGCTTCACCATGTACACCACCTGCATCATCTGGCTGGCCTTCCTGCCCATCTTCTATGTCACCTCCAGTGACTACCGG GTACAGACCACCACCATGTGTGTGTCGGTCAGCCTCAGCGGCTCCGTGGTGCTCGGCTGTCTCTTTGCGCCCAAGCTGCACATCATCCTCTTCCAGCCGCAAAAGAACGTGGTTAGCCACCGTGCACCCACCAGCCGCTTCGGCAGTGCTGCCGCCAGGGCCAGCTCCAGCGGCCAAG GGTCTAGCTCCCAGTTCGTCCCCACTGTGTGCAATGGCCGTGAGGTGGTAGACTCGACGACATCGTCGCTGTGA
- the GRM2 gene encoding metabotropic glutamate receptor 2 isoform X1, protein MGSLLGLLALLLLWGAVAEGPAKKVLTLEGDLVLGGLFPVHQKGGPAEECGPVNEHRGIQRLEAMLFALDRINRDPSLLPGVRLGAHILDSCSKDTHALEQALDFVRASLSRGADGSRHICPDGSYATHGDAPTAITGVIGGSYSDVSIQVANLLRLFQIPQISYASTSAKLSDKSRYDYFARTVPPDFYQAKAMAEILRFFNWTYVSTVASEGDYGETGIEAFELEARARNICVATSEKVGRAMNRAAFEGVVRALLQKPSARVAVLFTRSEDARELLAATQRLNASFTWVASDGWGALESVVAGSEGAAEGAITIELASYPISDFASYFRSLDPWNNSRNPWFREFWEQRFHCSFRQRDCAAHSLQAVPFEQESKIMFVVNAVYAMAHALHNMHRALCPNTTRLCDAMRPVNGRRLYKDFVLNVKFDAPFRPADTHSEVRFDRFGDGIGRYNIFTYLRAGSGRYRYQKVGYWAEGLTLDTSLIPWASASAGPLPASRCSEPCLQNEVKSVQPGEVCCWLCIPCQPYEYRLDEFTCADCGLGYWPNASLTGCFELPQEYIRWGDAWAVGPVTIACLGALATVFVLGVFVRHNATPVVKASGRELCYILLGGVFLCYCMTFVFIAKPSTVVCTLRRLGLGTAFSVCYSALLTKTNRIARIFGGAREGAQRPRFISPASQVAICLALISGQLLIVVAWLVVEAPGTGKETAPERREVVTLRCNHRDASMLGSLAYNVLLIALCTLYAFKTRKCPENFNEAKFIGFTMYTTCIIWLAFLPIFYVTSSDYRVQTTTMCVSVSLSGSVVLGCLFAPKLHIILFQPQKNVVSHRAPTSRFGSAAARASSSGQGSSSQFVPTVCNGREVVDSTTSSL, encoded by the exons ATGGGATCACTGCTTGGGCTTCTggctctgctgctgctgtggggCGCTGTGGCTGAGGGCCCAGCCAAGAAGGTGCTGACCCTGGAGGGGGACCTGGTTCTGGGTGGGCTGTTTCCGGTACACCAGAAGGGCGGCCCGGCAGAGGAGTGTGGTCCTGTCAATGAACATCGTGGCATCCAGCGCCTGGAGGCCATGCTTTTTGCGCTGGACCGTATCAACCGTGACCCAAGCCTGCTACCGGGTGTGCGCCTAGGTGCGCACATACTCGACAGCTGCTCCAAAGACACACACGCTCTGGAGCAGGCCCTTGACTTCGTGCGTGCCTCACTCAGCCGGGGTGCCGATGGCTCACGCCACATTTGCCCCGACGGCTCTTATGCCACCCACGGTGATGCTCCCACTGCCATAACTGGTGTAATTGGCGGCTCCTACAGCGATGTCTCCATCCAG gtGGCCAACCTCCTGCGACTATTTCAGATCCCACAGATCAGCTATGCCTCCACCAGTGCCAAGCTGAGTGACAAGTCTCGCTATGACTACTTTGCCCGCACGGTGCCCCCTGACTTCTACCAAGCCAAAGCCATGGCTGAGATTCTCCGCTTCTTCAACTGGACCTATGTGTCCACTGTGGCATCCGAGGGTGACTATGGCGAGACAGGCATCGAAGCATTCGAGCTAGAGGCCCGTGCCCGCAACATCTGTGTGGCCACCTCGGAGAAGGTGGGCCGCGCGATGAACCGGGCAGCCTTCGAGGGTGTGGTGCGGGCCCTGCTGCAGAAGCCCAGTGCCCGCGTGGCTGTCCTGTTCACCCGTTCCGAGGACGCCCGCGAGCTCCTTGCTGCCACCCAGCGCCTCAACGCCAGCTTCACCTGGGTGGCCAGTGATGGCTGGGGGGCCCTGGAGAGCGTGGTGGCAGGCAGCGAGGGTGCTGCTGAAGGTGCCATCACCATCGAGCTGGCTTCCTACCCCATCAGCGATTTTGCCTCCTACTTCCGGAGCCTGGACCCCTGGAACAATAGCCGGAACCCCTGGTTCCGTGAGTTCTGGGAGCAGAGATTCCACTGTAGCTTCCGGCAGCGAGACTGTGCAGCCCACTCCCTGCAGGCTGTGCCCTTTGAACAAGAGTCCAAGATCATGTTTGTGGTCAATGCGGTGTATGCCATGGCCCACGCGCTGCACAACATGCATCGTGCCCTCTGCCCCAACACCACCCGCCTCTGTGATGCAATGCGGCCAGTCAATGGACGCCGCCTCTACAAAGACTTCGTTCTCAACGTCAAGTTTGATG ccccCTTCCGCCCAGCTGACACCCACAGTGAGGTCCGCTTCGACCGCTTTGGTGACGGTATCGGTCGCTACAACATCTTCACCTATCTGCGGGCAGGCAGTGGGCGCTATCGCTACCAGAAGGTGGGCTACTGGGCAGAAGGCCTGACCCTGGACACCAGCCTCATCCCATGGGCCTCCGCCTCAGCCGGGCCCCTGCCCGCCTCTCGCTGCAGTGAGCCCTGCCTGCAGAACGAGGTGAAGAGCGTGCAGCCGGGGGAGGTCTGCTGCTGGCTCTGCATCCCCTGCCAGCCCTATGAGTACCGGCTGGATGAGTTCACCTGTGCTGACTGTGGCCTGGGCTACTGGCCCAACGCCAGCCTGACAGGCTGCTTCGAGCTGCCCCAGGAGTACATCCGCTGGGGCGATGCCTGGGCCGTAGGACCCGTCACCATCGCCTGCCTGGGGGCCCTGGCCACCGTCTTTGTGCTAGGTGTCTTCGTACGGCACAATGCCACACCAGTGGTCAAGGCCTCGGGCCGGGAGCTTTGCTACATCCTGCTGGGTGGCGTCTTCCTCTGCTATTGCATGACCTTCGTCTTCATTGCCAAGCCGTCCACAGTGGTGTGCACCTTACGGCGCCTCGGTTTGGGCACTGCCTTCTCCGTCTGCTACTCAGCCCTGCTCACCAAGACCAACCGCATTGCGCGCATTTTCGGAGGGGCCCGGGAGGGAGCCCAGCGGCCGCGCTTCAtcagccctgcctcccaggtggCCATCTGCCTGGCCCTGATCTCAGGCCAGCTGCTCATTGTGGTTGCCTGGCTGGTGGTGGAGGCACCAGGCACGGGCAAGGAGACAGCCCCTGAGCGGCGTGAGGTGGTGACATTGCGCTGCAACCACCGCGACGCCAGCATGCTGGGCTCACTGGCCTACAACGTTCTCCTCATCGCACTCTGCACACTCTATGCCTTCAAGACCCGCAAGTGCCCTGAGAACTTCAATGAGGCCAAGTTCATCGGCTTCACCATGTACACCACCTGCATCATCTGGCTGGCCTTCCTGCCCATCTTCTATGTCACCTCCAGTGACTACCGG GTACAGACCACCACCATGTGTGTGTCGGTCAGCCTCAGCGGCTCCGTGGTGCTCGGCTGTCTCTTTGCGCCCAAGCTGCACATCATCCTCTTCCAGCCGCAAAAGAACGTGGTTAGCCACCGTGCACCCACCAGCCGCTTCGGCAGTGCTGCCGCCAGGGCCAGCTCCAGCGGCCAAG GGTCTAGCTCCCAGTTCGTCCCCACTGTGTGCAATGGCCGTGAGGTGGTAGACTCGACGACATCGTCGCTGTGA